From Caballeronia insecticola, a single genomic window includes:
- a CDS encoding trimeric intracellular cation channel family protein — translation MVHPRLSLAITIMEALAIFAYAFSGLIEARKRRLDAVGAFLVALVTAFGGGTVRDVLLSRRPFYWVEHQDYMLFIFAMAIFAPYVLRVTSRLFDQRALLITDAIGLGLFSVSGTSIALDAQMPAFTATMMGVITGVFGGVLRDVLCNEIPLILRDSRPYAVCAFAGCWIYLGLEHLQVDTIYNVLLSTAFILIARLITFKFDIRLPH, via the coding sequence ATAGTGCATCCTAGACTTTCACTTGCAATCACCATCATGGAGGCGCTCGCGATCTTCGCGTACGCGTTCTCCGGACTGATCGAGGCGCGCAAGCGCCGGCTCGACGCGGTCGGCGCGTTTCTCGTCGCGCTCGTCACGGCTTTCGGCGGGGGCACCGTGCGCGACGTGCTGCTCTCGCGCCGCCCGTTCTACTGGGTCGAGCATCAGGATTACATGCTCTTCATTTTCGCGATGGCGATCTTCGCGCCGTACGTCCTGCGCGTGACCTCGCGCCTGTTCGACCAGCGCGCGCTGCTCATCACCGACGCGATCGGGCTCGGCCTCTTCAGCGTATCGGGGACGTCGATCGCGCTCGACGCGCAAATGCCCGCCTTCACCGCCACCATGATGGGCGTGATCACCGGCGTGTTCGGCGGCGTTCTGCGCGACGTGCTCTGCAACGAGATTCCGCTGATTCTGCGCGATTCGCGTCCCTATGCGGTGTGCGCGTTCGCCGGCTGCTGGATCTATCTCGGGCTGGAGCACCTCCAGGTCGACACGATCTACAACGTGCTTCTGTCGACGGCGTTCATCCTGATTGCGCGGCTCATCACGTTCAAGTTCGATATCCGGCTGCCGCATTAG
- a CDS encoding rhodanese-like domain-containing protein gives MQNLTAPELAAWLADSSRPAPVLLDVREPWEIQTAKMENIVSIPMREIPARSEELDDEAQIVCICHHGARSAQVAMFLESRGFKQTFNLYGGIDAWSRQVDPAVPTY, from the coding sequence ATGCAAAACCTGACCGCACCCGAACTCGCCGCGTGGCTTGCCGATTCCTCGCGCCCCGCGCCCGTTTTGCTCGACGTGCGCGAGCCCTGGGAAATCCAGACGGCGAAGATGGAGAACATCGTGTCGATTCCGATGCGTGAGATTCCCGCGCGCAGCGAAGAACTCGACGACGAAGCGCAGATCGTCTGCATCTGCCATCACGGCGCACGCAGCGCGCAGGTCGCGATGTTCCTGGAATCGCGCGGCTTCAAGCAGACGTTCAATCTGTACGGCGGTATCGATGCCTGGTCGCGTCAGGTCGATCCGGCTGTGCCTACGTACTGA
- the hemC gene encoding hydroxymethylbilane synthase codes for MNSETHSTTPPASLTIVSRESRLAMWQAEHVRCALHKLYPSCDVKILGMTTRGDQILDRTLSKVGGKGLFVKELEAALADGRADLAVHSLKDVPMELPEGFALGAILAREDPCDAFVSPHYESLDALPVGSVVGTSSLRREAMIRARFSHLDVRPLRGNLDTRLAKLDRGEYAAIILAAAGLKRLGLEARIRARLEPAQSLPAAGQGALGIEIRADRADIAAWLAPMHDEKTALAVEAERAVSRALGGSCEVPLAAFAEWRGDALHLRGAVSMPDGQRVLRAEEAVRTPDLAGALALGKRVSADLAAQGAMDIVNTLSTMPRGDGPNTAPSGPAS; via the coding sequence ATGAATTCCGAGACGCATTCGACGACACCGCCCGCGAGCCTCACCATTGTTTCGCGGGAAAGCCGGCTTGCCATGTGGCAGGCCGAGCATGTGCGGTGTGCGCTGCACAAATTATATCCATCTTGCGACGTGAAAATCCTCGGAATGACAACACGCGGCGATCAGATTCTCGATCGCACGTTGTCGAAGGTCGGCGGCAAGGGCCTTTTCGTGAAGGAACTGGAAGCCGCGCTCGCCGACGGCCGCGCCGATCTCGCCGTGCATTCGCTGAAAGACGTGCCGATGGAACTGCCCGAGGGCTTTGCGCTCGGCGCCATTCTCGCGCGCGAAGATCCGTGCGATGCGTTCGTCTCGCCGCACTATGAATCGCTCGACGCGCTGCCTGTGGGAAGCGTGGTCGGTACTTCGAGTCTGCGTCGCGAAGCGATGATCCGCGCGCGCTTTTCTCATCTCGACGTGCGTCCGTTGCGCGGCAATCTCGATACGCGTCTTGCCAAGCTCGATCGCGGCGAGTACGCGGCGATCATTCTCGCGGCTGCCGGTCTGAAGCGGCTCGGGCTCGAGGCGCGCATCCGCGCGCGACTCGAACCGGCGCAGAGTCTGCCGGCGGCGGGGCAGGGCGCGCTCGGCATCGAAATTCGCGCGGACCGCGCCGACATCGCCGCCTGGCTCGCGCCGATGCACGACGAAAAAACCGCGCTCGCCGTCGAAGCGGAACGCGCGGTGTCGCGCGCGCTCGGTGGCAGTTGCGAAGTGCCGCTCGCCGCTTTCGCCGAATGGCGCGGCGACGCGCTGCATCTGCGCGGCGCGGTATCGATGCCCGACGGCCAGCGCGTGCTGCGCGCGGAAGAAGCCGTGCGCACGCCCGATCTCGCCGGGGCGCTCGCGCTCGGCAAGCGTGTGTCGGCCGACCTCGCGGCGCAGGGCGCGATGGACATCGTGAACACGCTCAGCACGATGCCCCGCGGCGACGGCCCGAACACCGCGCCTTCGGGGCCCGCATCCTGA
- the hemDX gene encoding fused uroporphyrinogen-III synthase HemD/membrane protein HemX, translating to MASERRATIVITRPAGQSSALLALLASAGFDTLEFPLIDIAPVADDAPLRAALDELFLPPDAPARYALVVFVSPNAIDHAFSRLGAPWPADLPVAAVGPGSVAALARQGVHAPSHRVISPSTESADPRFDSEALFSAIEAHFGAQGLDGKRVLIVRGDGGREWLAERLTQAGARVEKAAAYRRVLPEPSMQKWERIHALLADAPGGRHAWLLTSSEGVRNLDELAHEHLTADEIVLLKRTPLVCPHPRIAEAARGAGFDRITVSGAGDERIAQSLEAAFPSDPAGASAQAHAASASNADAHASAAPSPSAPTDANPAIAPAPQPAHHTAQSRMTDSNDSKKASPQPNVTPPLPPNTPFTPFEQQKRSGNVGIVLLWLVIVVLAVAAGAGAFVLNRKFDRADTQMSQRLAQADEQSADLRAKADQAASATTALSTQIIQLQGKLADAETHSQALQQQYQDLAANRDDWTVAEVEQILSSASQQLQLTGNVQLALFALQSADTRLAATTGPQVVAIRKAIALDIDKLKATPTTDLSGLAIKLDTAIDQIDQLPLAGEAPIAPAHAQAAAPANSASIAAATGEPRWKVLWRQITSGIGQQLSSLVSVRRIDNADAMLTSPDQGYFVRENVKLRLLSARLSLLSRSEPTLKSDLHAADAALARYFDPASKKVQAVRDLVKQVDQASFAVAVPNLNGSLAVVHQFKRGG from the coding sequence ATGGCGAGCGAACGCCGCGCCACCATCGTCATTACGCGTCCGGCCGGACAGTCGTCCGCGCTGCTCGCGCTGCTCGCCAGCGCCGGGTTCGACACGCTGGAATTTCCGCTCATCGATATCGCGCCCGTCGCCGACGATGCCCCGCTGCGCGCCGCGCTCGACGAGCTGTTTCTGCCACCCGACGCACCTGCGCGCTATGCGCTCGTCGTGTTCGTGTCGCCGAATGCGATCGATCATGCGTTCAGCCGGCTCGGCGCACCGTGGCCCGCGGATCTGCCGGTTGCGGCCGTCGGTCCGGGATCGGTCGCGGCGCTCGCGCGGCAGGGCGTGCATGCGCCGTCGCATCGCGTGATCAGTCCGTCGACGGAATCGGCCGATCCGCGCTTCGATTCGGAGGCGCTTTTTAGCGCGATCGAAGCGCACTTCGGCGCGCAGGGCCTCGACGGCAAGCGCGTGCTGATCGTGCGCGGCGACGGCGGCCGCGAATGGCTCGCCGAACGCCTCACGCAGGCGGGCGCGCGCGTGGAGAAGGCCGCGGCGTACCGGCGCGTGCTGCCCGAACCGTCGATGCAGAAGTGGGAGCGCATCCACGCGCTGCTCGCCGACGCGCCCGGAGGCCGGCACGCGTGGCTGCTGACGAGTTCCGAAGGCGTGCGCAATCTCGACGAACTCGCGCACGAACATCTCACCGCCGACGAAATCGTGCTGCTCAAGCGCACGCCGCTCGTCTGCCCGCACCCGCGCATCGCCGAAGCCGCGCGGGGAGCGGGTTTTGATAGGATTACGGTGTCCGGCGCGGGCGACGAACGCATCGCGCAATCGCTGGAAGCGGCGTTTCCATCAGACCCGGCGGGCGCGTCCGCTCAGGCGCATGCTGCAAGCGCTTCGAATGCCGACGCACACGCGAGCGCAGCGCCTTCGCCATCCGCGCCGACGGACGCCAACCCGGCCATCGCGCCGGCCCCTCAACCGGCCCATCACACGGCTCAATCACGCATGACTGATTCGAACGATTCCAAGAAAGCTTCACCTCAGCCGAACGTGACACCGCCCCTGCCGCCGAACACGCCCTTCACGCCTTTTGAGCAGCAGAAACGTTCAGGCAATGTGGGCATCGTGTTGCTGTGGCTCGTCATCGTCGTTCTGGCGGTGGCGGCGGGCGCGGGCGCCTTCGTCCTGAACCGCAAGTTCGATCGCGCCGATACGCAGATGTCGCAGCGTCTCGCCCAGGCCGACGAACAGAGCGCTGATCTGCGCGCCAAGGCCGATCAGGCCGCGAGCGCAACCACCGCGCTCAGTACGCAGATCATCCAGTTGCAAGGCAAGCTCGCCGATGCCGAAACGCACAGTCAGGCGCTGCAGCAGCAGTATCAGGACCTCGCGGCCAATCGCGACGACTGGACCGTCGCTGAAGTCGAGCAGATTCTGTCGAGCGCGAGCCAGCAGTTGCAATTGACCGGCAACGTGCAACTGGCGCTCTTCGCGCTGCAAAGCGCCGACACGCGTCTCGCCGCGACCACCGGCCCGCAGGTCGTGGCGATCCGCAAGGCGATCGCGCTCGACATCGACAAGCTGAAGGCAACGCCGACCACCGATCTCTCCGGACTCGCCATCAAGCTTGACACCGCCATCGACCAGATCGACCAGTTGCCGCTCGCCGGCGAAGCGCCGATCGCGCCCGCCCACGCACAGGCTGCGGCGCCGGCGAACAGCGCGTCGATTGCGGCGGCCACCGGCGAGCCGCGCTGGAAAGTGCTGTGGCGTCAGATCACGAGCGGCATCGGGCAGCAGTTGTCGAGCCTCGTGTCGGTGCGGCGCATCGACAACGCCGACGCCATGCTCACGTCGCCCGATCAGGGTTATTTCGTGCGCGAGAACGTGAAGCTGCGTTTGCTGTCCGCGCGCCTGTCGCTGCTCTCGCGCAGCGAGCCGACGCTCAAATCCGACCTGCACGCCGCCGACGCCGCGCTCGCGCGTTATTTCGATCCGGCGTCGAAGAAAGTGCAGGCCGTGCGCGATCTCGTGAAGCAGGTCGATCAGGCGTCGTTCGCCGTCGCCGTGCCGAACCTGAACGGCAGTCTCGCCGTCGTCCATCAGTTCAAGCGAGGCGGATGA
- a CDS encoding Smr/MutS family protein yields the protein MPKNLPHPNEPKVRRKEAPRPAAPAPSEAADARDVAAAVRRDGLAGLSSLKRALKADAEKREVQRVAAARAEREAVADAGEFRRAIGEVEPLKTPPRTTITRVPPPPVPLQSRLDEEAVLQEALSDEYDPESLLDIDETLSFYRPGISQEVVRKLRRGAWIVQAQLDLHGMRREEAREALAEFIRESVKRGLRCLRVIHGKGLGSIGREPVLKGKVRAWLVQKSEVIAFCQARPHDGGAGAVLVLLQPGGAARHHTHPQDKTRGPGPHSAS from the coding sequence ATGCCGAAGAACCTCCCTCACCCGAACGAACCGAAAGTCCGGCGCAAGGAAGCGCCGCGCCCCGCCGCGCCCGCGCCATCCGAAGCGGCGGACGCGCGCGACGTCGCGGCGGCAGTCAGGCGCGATGGCCTCGCGGGCCTTTCGTCGCTCAAGCGCGCGCTCAAGGCCGACGCCGAGAAGCGCGAAGTGCAGCGCGTCGCGGCGGCGCGGGCGGAGCGCGAGGCCGTCGCGGATGCCGGCGAGTTTCGTCGCGCGATCGGCGAAGTCGAGCCGCTCAAGACGCCGCCGCGCACCACCATCACGCGCGTGCCGCCGCCGCCCGTGCCGCTGCAAAGCCGCCTCGACGAAGAAGCGGTGCTTCAGGAAGCGCTCTCCGACGAATACGATCCCGAAAGCCTGCTCGATATCGACGAAACGCTGTCCTTCTACCGGCCCGGCATCAGCCAGGAAGTCGTCAGGAAGTTGCGGCGCGGCGCGTGGATCGTACAGGCGCAGCTCGACCTGCACGGCATGCGCCGGGAGGAAGCGCGCGAGGCGCTCGCGGAATTCATTCGCGAATCGGTGAAGCGCGGGCTGCGCTGTCTGCGCGTGATTCATGGCAAGGGGCTCGGCTCCATCGGCCGGGAACCGGTGCTCAAAGGCAAAGTGCGCGCGTGGCTCGTGCAGAAGTCGGAAGTGATCGCGTTCTGCCAGGCGCGCCCGCACGACGGCGGCGCGGGCGCCGTGCTGGTGCTGTTGCAGCCCGGCGGCGCGGCGCGCCATCACACTCATCCACAGGACAAGACCCGCGGCCCGGGACCTCATAGTGCATCCTAG
- the trxB gene encoding thioredoxin-disulfide reductase codes for MSSTPKHAKVLILGSGPAGYSAAVYAARANLSPLLITGLAQGGQLMTTTDVENWPADPSGVQGPELMQRFEEHARRFNTEIVFDHIHTAKLNERPFRLIGDSGEYTCDSLIIATGASAQYLGVPSEEAFMGKGVSACATCDGFFYRNGEVAVIGGGNTAVEEAIYLAGIAKKVTVVHRRDKFRAEPILIDRLLAKEKEGIVDIKWNHVLDEVTGDTSGVTGLRIKDTQSGATTDIPLQGVFVAIGHKPNTDLFVNQLEMKNGYIITKGGTTGDATATSIPGVFAAGDVQDHVYRQAITSAGTGCMAALDAQRYLETIDETPTPHSMSHEADR; via the coding sequence ATGTCGTCGACGCCCAAACACGCCAAAGTGCTGATTCTCGGATCCGGCCCTGCCGGCTACTCCGCCGCCGTCTACGCGGCGCGCGCGAACCTGTCGCCGCTGCTCATCACCGGTCTCGCGCAAGGCGGCCAGCTGATGACCACCACCGACGTCGAGAACTGGCCGGCGGACCCGTCGGGCGTGCAGGGACCGGAACTGATGCAGCGTTTCGAGGAACACGCGCGGCGCTTCAACACCGAGATCGTGTTCGATCACATCCACACGGCCAAGCTCAACGAGCGGCCGTTCCGCCTCATCGGCGATTCGGGCGAGTACACGTGCGACTCGCTCATCATCGCGACGGGCGCATCGGCGCAATATCTCGGCGTGCCGTCGGAAGAAGCGTTCATGGGCAAGGGCGTCTCGGCCTGCGCAACCTGCGACGGCTTTTTCTATCGCAACGGTGAAGTCGCGGTGATCGGCGGCGGGAATACGGCCGTCGAGGAAGCCATCTATCTCGCGGGCATCGCGAAGAAGGTGACGGTCGTGCATCGCCGCGACAAGTTCCGCGCCGAGCCGATCCTGATCGACCGCCTGCTCGCGAAGGAAAAGGAAGGCATCGTCGATATCAAGTGGAATCATGTGCTCGACGAAGTCACGGGCGACACGTCCGGCGTGACCGGCCTGCGCATCAAGGATACGCAGAGCGGCGCGACCACGGATATCCCGCTGCAGGGCGTGTTCGTCGCGATCGGCCACAAGCCGAACACCGATCTCTTCGTCAACCAGCTCGAGATGAAGAACGGCTACATCATCACGAAGGGCGGCACCACCGGCGACGCCACCGCGACGAGCATCCCCGGCGTGTTCGCAGCGGGCGACGTGCAGGATCACGTCTATCGTCAGGCGATCACGAGCGCGGGCACGGGCTGCATGGCCGCGCTGGATGCGCAGCGTTACCTCGAAACCATCGATGAAACGCCCACGCCGCACTCGATGAGCCACGAAGCGGACCGCTGA
- a CDS encoding GDSL-type esterase/lipase family protein — protein sequence MKPGLRGLIGAALVVFLSWPDTSHYFAQEFGSDAPWTGTWSTAPAVTPDAGFDNQTIRHIVHTSIGGTAARLKFSNLYGTQPLTIGDVHIARRSRGAATIAGTDQPVTFGGQPYVTIPAGGAIQSDAIAFQVPALADIAVSFHIPSKTPPNSTGHIDGMQDVYIAPGDVSGDPAFTGGVANAAGGQSYYFLTNLDVMNAAATGAVVAFGASITDGVASTPNTNGRWPNLLANRLARAGMTVGVLNQGISGNDLFTNASGQAGLARFRRDVLRQANVKWVIISDDAVNNLISGNPPGFRQLAGAYRQLVRQAKEAKIGVICSTLTPFEGVAEWSPAIEHTREDINAFLRDRDRSGCDAVLDQAEALGGQSAFASAYNSGDSLHPNEAGLQAIADAIDLDWFVAPPPSDLQ from the coding sequence GTGAAACCAGGTTTGCGCGGGTTGATCGGCGCGGCGCTCGTCGTTTTTTTGTCGTGGCCCGATACGTCGCATTATTTCGCTCAGGAATTCGGCAGCGACGCGCCGTGGACCGGCACGTGGTCGACCGCGCCCGCCGTCACGCCCGATGCCGGCTTCGACAATCAGACGATTCGTCACATCGTGCACACGAGCATCGGCGGCACGGCGGCGCGGCTCAAGTTCTCGAACCTGTACGGCACCCAGCCGCTCACGATCGGCGACGTGCACATCGCGCGGCGTTCGCGCGGCGCGGCCACGATCGCCGGCACGGATCAGCCGGTCACGTTCGGCGGCCAGCCCTACGTGACCATTCCGGCAGGCGGCGCCATACAGAGCGATGCCATCGCGTTTCAGGTGCCCGCGCTCGCCGATATCGCGGTGAGCTTCCACATTCCGTCGAAGACGCCGCCGAATTCGACCGGCCACATCGACGGCATGCAGGACGTCTACATCGCTCCCGGCGATGTCAGCGGCGACCCCGCGTTCACGGGCGGCGTCGCGAATGCGGCGGGCGGGCAGTCCTACTATTTCCTCACCAATCTCGACGTGATGAACGCCGCCGCGACGGGCGCGGTGGTCGCGTTCGGCGCGTCGATCACCGACGGCGTGGCGTCCACGCCCAACACGAATGGCCGCTGGCCGAACCTGCTCGCGAACCGCCTGGCGCGCGCGGGGATGACGGTCGGCGTGCTGAATCAGGGCATCAGCGGCAACGATTTATTTACGAACGCGTCGGGCCAGGCCGGGCTCGCACGCTTCAGGCGCGACGTGCTCAGGCAGGCGAACGTGAAGTGGGTGATCATCTCCGACGACGCCGTGAACAATCTGATCAGCGGCAATCCGCCGGGTTTTCGGCAACTCGCCGGCGCGTACCGGCAACTGGTGAGACAGGCGAAGGAGGCGAAGATCGGCGTGATTTGCTCGACGCTGACGCCGTTCGAGGGCGTCGCCGAATGGTCACCCGCCATCGAGCACACACGCGAGGACATCAACGCGTTTCTGCGCGATCGCGACAGGAGTGGTTGCGACGCGGTGCTCGATCAGGCCGAAGCGCTCGGCGGGCAGAGTGCGTTTGCGTCGGCGTATAACAGCGGCGACAGCCTGCATCCGAACGAGGCGGGTCTACAGGCAATCGCCGATGCAATCGATCTCGACTGGTTCGTCGCGCCGCCGCCGAGCGATTTGCAGTGA
- a CDS encoding protein-L-isoaspartate O-methyltransferase family protein, whose amino-acid sequence MNIEQARFNMIEQQIRPWDVLDQDVLSLLAIVKRENFVPAAYRNIAFADLEVPLPGGERMLAPRVEARILQELAVHKGETVLEIGAGSGYMAALLAHRGRHVTTIEISPELAAFAKQNLSANGVTNAEVIAGDGALGWKDAAPYDVICVSGGLPVMPQELLEQLKIGGRIAAFVGAAPVMKAQIITRVDEKQFRVSDVFETLVAPLKNAVHPSHFRF is encoded by the coding sequence ATGAACATCGAGCAAGCGCGTTTCAACATGATCGAGCAACAGATTCGTCCCTGGGACGTGCTGGACCAGGACGTCCTGAGCCTGCTCGCGATCGTCAAGCGCGAGAACTTCGTTCCCGCCGCGTACCGCAACATCGCTTTCGCGGATCTCGAAGTGCCGCTGCCCGGCGGCGAGCGCATGCTGGCGCCGCGGGTCGAGGCGCGCATCCTGCAGGAACTGGCGGTGCACAAGGGCGAGACGGTGCTGGAAATCGGCGCGGGTTCCGGTTACATGGCGGCGCTGCTCGCGCACCGCGGCCGCCACGTGACCACGATCGAAATCTCGCCGGAACTCGCCGCTTTCGCGAAGCAGAATCTCTCGGCGAATGGCGTGACGAACGCGGAAGTCATCGCGGGCGACGGCGCGCTCGGCTGGAAAGACGCCGCGCCTTACGACGTGATCTGCGTGTCGGGCGGACTGCCGGTCATGCCGCAGGAATTGCTCGAGCAACTGAAGATCGGCGGGCGCATCGCGGCGTTCGTCGGCGCCGCGCCGGTCATGAAGGCGCAGATCATCACGCGCGTCGATGAAAAGCAGTTCCGCGTGTCGGACGTCTTCGAGACGCTCGTCGCGCCGCTGAAGAACGCGGTCCATCCGTCGCACTTCAGGTTCTGA
- a CDS encoding heme biosynthesis protein HemY: MTIRGLIWLALLFAVAAIVATVGGFNGGQILLVLPPYRVDMSLNLFVVALVVLFIALYALIRSVRGVWKMPQRVAAYRARSKLAKANAALRDALGHLYAGRFSKAEKAARDALAVADNRGAAGLIGANAAHRLHEYARRDEWLAQISGADWQDARLMATADMRADGRDADGALVALTEIQAQGGRRIHAQQIALRAQQQLKNWSEVLKLVRMLEKREALHPAVAVRLRQVAAENLLRDRRHNPDALLELWQSLSATERQSPRLADLAAELLIALDRRAEARKIVEDALAHNWDARLLRRYPDCIVGGDAFPLIQRAEAWQKERTEDADLLFTLGRLCLHQQLWGKAQAFLEAALKLADNEPLKIRTHRALARLHEQLGDTEKAAEHYRASALAMNVV, encoded by the coding sequence ATGACGATTCGTGGACTCATCTGGCTTGCGCTGCTGTTCGCCGTCGCGGCGATCGTCGCGACGGTCGGCGGCTTCAACGGCGGGCAGATTCTGCTGGTGCTGCCGCCGTATCGCGTGGATATGTCGCTGAATCTGTTCGTCGTGGCGCTCGTGGTGCTGTTCATCGCGCTGTACGCGCTGATTCGCTCGGTGCGCGGCGTGTGGAAGATGCCGCAGCGCGTCGCCGCGTATCGCGCGCGCAGCAAGCTTGCCAAGGCGAACGCGGCATTGCGCGACGCGCTTGGGCATCTGTACGCCGGGCGCTTCTCGAAGGCCGAAAAGGCCGCGCGCGACGCGCTCGCCGTTGCCGACAACCGGGGCGCGGCCGGGCTGATCGGCGCGAACGCGGCGCATCGTTTGCACGAATACGCGCGTCGTGACGAATGGCTCGCGCAGATTTCCGGCGCCGACTGGCAGGACGCACGCCTGATGGCCACGGCCGACATGCGCGCCGATGGCCGCGACGCAGACGGCGCACTCGTCGCGCTCACCGAAATTCAGGCGCAGGGCGGACGGCGCATCCACGCGCAGCAGATCGCGTTGCGCGCCCAGCAGCAACTGAAGAACTGGAGCGAAGTGCTCAAGCTCGTGCGCATGCTGGAGAAGCGCGAGGCGCTGCATCCGGCGGTCGCGGTGCGGCTGCGGCAGGTCGCAGCCGAGAATCTGCTGCGCGACCGTCGCCATAATCCGGATGCGCTGCTGGAACTGTGGCAGTCGCTATCGGCGACCGAGCGCCAGTCGCCGCGACTCGCCGATCTCGCCGCCGAACTGCTGATCGCGCTCGACCGTCGCGCGGAGGCGAGGAAGATCGTCGAAGATGCGCTCGCCCATAACTGGGACGCGCGGCTGTTGCGGCGCTATCCGGACTGCATCGTCGGCGGGGATGCTTTCCCGCTGATCCAGCGCGCCGAAGCGTGGCAGAAGGAGCGCACCGAAGATGCCGATCTGCTCTTCACGCTCGGGCGGCTGTGCCTGCACCAGCAGTTGTGGGGCAAGGCGCAGGCGTTCCTCGAAGCGGCGCTCAAACTCGCCGACAACGAACCGCTCAAGATCCGCACGCATCGGGCGCTCGCGCGCCTGCACGAGCAACTCGGCGACACCGAGAAGGCCGCGGAACACTATCGCGCGAGCGCGCTGGCGATGAACGTCGTCTGA